Proteins from a genomic interval of Salmo trutta chromosome 39, fSalTru1.1, whole genome shotgun sequence:
- the LOC115179372 gene encoding fidgetin-like isoform X2, with protein sequence MQWTPEHAQWAEQHFDITSTTRSPAHKAEAYRGHLQRGGSTYQYAWANDDISALTASNLLKKYAEKYSGILEMPSERALLNSYAEAGMNGRKGEGEAWQEGVYCVPEGMSMRKGGVAAEVAGMCSSPSPGLASSGLTEPGYSSSSCGSHTATALHSSAGSSQEYGHSYSGSYLGYSSQVTTSPLHSSGLLQPPPPPPHPSLVPTYNGGSSNLSGYNYPHAGYPSQSAVGPGYSPGGAPPPSSYLPSGIAAPTPLPPSSTLPGYPYQSHNLGPIAPTPLNGSSSNSLKRKAFYMTGQGEMDSTYGNFVYGQARSSTESPMYRVPDSSISNAGGGNSFDRNADKSSLPFNPHKQPMASEQSAGGALTPPSYASTLGGSRSADSLGSFTSPSLSDQGDEHRVHLSHLSLTGATSSSRPAEEQLKSSDPHLLDMVTSEILQQGPPVDWSDIAGLELAKATLKEEVLWPMLRPDMFSGLGSAPRCILLFGPRGTGRTLLGRCMASQLGAPFLQLRGSTLATKWLAEGDKILQASFLVARCRQPSVLFISDVDMLLSAQLNNESPVHRLKAELLAQLDALLLGPADDSNNHVLVVCSTSKPQDMDEGLRRYFGRRVLVPLPDSSSRHRMLSQLLSQSQRKYCLSEEELVLLVQRTEGFSGLDVARLCQEALVGMLHTSSQGLDLSVSIMPTGQMRPLTYQDFDSVFCKFQPSISQKEIDTYTKWNKMFGCGQ encoded by the coding sequence ATGCAGTGGACCCCAGAGCACGCGCAGTGGGCGGAGCAGCACTTTGACATCACCTCCACCACGCGCTCGCCGGCCCACAAGGCCGAGGCTTACCGGGGTCACCTGCAGCGCGGCGGAAGCACATACCAGTACGCCTGGGCCAACGACGACATCTCTGCGCTCACCGCCTCCAACCTGCTCAAGAAGTACGCAGAGAAGTACTCTGGCATCCTGGAGATGCCCAGTGAGAGGGCCCTGCTGAACTCCTATGCCGAGGCCGGGATGAACGGCAGGAAGGGGGAGGGCGAGGCCTGGCAGGAGGGGGTCTACTGCGTCCCTGAGGGGATGTCCATGAGGAAAGGAGGGGTGGCGGCGGAGGTGGCTGGTATGTGCAGCTCTCCGTCCCCGGGCCTGGCCTCCAGCGGCCTGACAGAGCCTGGTTACTCCAGCAGCAGCTGTGGTAGTCACACCGCCACGGCCCTCCACTCCTCTGCAGGCTCCTCTCAGGAATACGGCCACAGCTACAGTGGCTCCTACCTGGGCTACAGCTCCCAGGTCACCACCTCCCCGCTGCACAGCTCCGGTCTCTTGCAGCCCCCTCCTCCGCCCCCACACCCCTCCCTGGTCCCGACCTACAATGGGGGATCCTCCAACCTCTCTGGCTACAATTACCCCCATGCCGGGTACCCCTCCCAGAGCGCTGTGGGGCCAGGCTACAGCCCCGGGGGAgccccccctccatcctcctaccTACCGTCAGGGATCGCCGCTCCCACCCCCCTGCCCCCCTCCTCCACGCTCCCCGGGTACCCCTACCAGTCGCATAACCTCGGCCCCATCGCGCCCACGCCTCTGAATGGCAGCTCGTCCAACTCTCTGAAGAGAAAAGCCTTCTACATGACAGGGCAAGGAGAGATGGACTCCACTTATGGAAATTTTGTCTATGGCCAGGCGCGCAGCTCCACAGAGAGCCCCATGTACAGGGTACCGGACAGCAGCATCTCAAATGCGGGCGGAGGGAACAGTTTTGACAGGAACGCTGACAAGTCATCTTTGCCGTTTAATCCCCACAAGCAGCCCATGGCCTCTGAGCAGTCTGCAGGCGGAGCACTCACCCCTCCATCCTATGCCTCCACCCTGGGTGGCTCGCGCTCGGCCGACTCCCTGGGCAgcttcacctctccctccctaAGCGACCAAGGGGACGAGCACCGCGTgcacctctcccacctctccctgaCGGGGGCGACCTCATCCTCCCGGCCCGCTGAGGAGCAGCTGAAGAGCAGCGACCCCCACCTCCTGGACATGGTGACCTCTGAGATCCTGCAGCAGGGACCCCCAGTGGACTGGAGTGACATTGCAGGCCTGGAGCTGGCCAAGGCCACTCTGAAGGAGGAGGTTCTCTGGCCCATGCTACGTCCGGACATGTTCAGCGGCCTAGGTTCGGCCCCGAGGTGCATTCTACTGTTTGGCCCCAGAGGGACGGGCCGAACGTTGCTGGGCCGCTGCATGGCCAGCCAGCTGGGGGCACCCTTCCTGCAGCTCAGAGGCTCCACCTTGGCCACCAAGTGGCTGGCAGAGGGTGACAAGATCCTGCAGGCCTCCTTCCTGGTGGCGCGCTGCCGCCAGCCCTCAGTGCTGTTCATCAGCGACGTGGACATGCTGCTGTCGGCCCAGCTCAACAATGAGAGCCCGGTTCACCGGCTCAAGGCCGAGCTCCTGGCCCAGCTTGATGCGCTGCTCCTTGGGCCGGCCGATGACTCCAACAACCACGTCCTGGTGGTCTGCTCCACCAGCAAGCCTCAGGACATGGACGAGGGGCTGCGACGGTACTTTGGCCGGCGGGTCCTGGTGCCGCTGCCGGACAGTTCGTCCCGCCACCGCATGCTGAGCCAGCTGCTGTCCCAGTCCCAGCGCAAGTACTGTCTCAGTGAGGAGGAGCTGGTGCTGCTGGTCCAGCGCACCGAGGGCTTCTCCGGCCTGGACGTGGCAAGGCTGTGCCAGGAGGCCCTGGTGGGCATGCTGCACACCTCCTCCCAAGGCCTGGACCTCTCGGTGAGCATCATGCCCACAGGCCAGATGCGACCCCTCACCTACCAGGACTTTGACAGTGTTTTTTGCAAATTCCAGCCCAGTATATCGCAGAAAGAGATCGACACGTACACCAAGTGGAACAAAATGTTTGGGTGCGGTCAGTGA
- the LOC115179372 gene encoding fidgetin-like isoform X1, protein MVLNRRQPRLTHRTVIHQQALPWIDVALTPEVDLSHIQRDMISSSSVYGLKMQWTPEHAQWAEQHFDITSTTRSPAHKAEAYRGHLQRGGSTYQYAWANDDISALTASNLLKKYAEKYSGILEMPSERALLNSYAEAGMNGRKGEGEAWQEGVYCVPEGMSMRKGGVAAEVAGMCSSPSPGLASSGLTEPGYSSSSCGSHTATALHSSAGSSQEYGHSYSGSYLGYSSQVTTSPLHSSGLLQPPPPPPHPSLVPTYNGGSSNLSGYNYPHAGYPSQSAVGPGYSPGGAPPPSSYLPSGIAAPTPLPPSSTLPGYPYQSHNLGPIAPTPLNGSSSNSLKRKAFYMTGQGEMDSTYGNFVYGQARSSTESPMYRVPDSSISNAGGGNSFDRNADKSSLPFNPHKQPMASEQSAGGALTPPSYASTLGGSRSADSLGSFTSPSLSDQGDEHRVHLSHLSLTGATSSSRPAEEQLKSSDPHLLDMVTSEILQQGPPVDWSDIAGLELAKATLKEEVLWPMLRPDMFSGLGSAPRCILLFGPRGTGRTLLGRCMASQLGAPFLQLRGSTLATKWLAEGDKILQASFLVARCRQPSVLFISDVDMLLSAQLNNESPVHRLKAELLAQLDALLLGPADDSNNHVLVVCSTSKPQDMDEGLRRYFGRRVLVPLPDSSSRHRMLSQLLSQSQRKYCLSEEELVLLVQRTEGFSGLDVARLCQEALVGMLHTSSQGLDLSVSIMPTGQMRPLTYQDFDSVFCKFQPSISQKEIDTYTKWNKMFGCGQ, encoded by the coding sequence GCCTAAAGATGCAGTGGACCCCAGAGCACGCGCAGTGGGCGGAGCAGCACTTTGACATCACCTCCACCACGCGCTCGCCGGCCCACAAGGCCGAGGCTTACCGGGGTCACCTGCAGCGCGGCGGAAGCACATACCAGTACGCCTGGGCCAACGACGACATCTCTGCGCTCACCGCCTCCAACCTGCTCAAGAAGTACGCAGAGAAGTACTCTGGCATCCTGGAGATGCCCAGTGAGAGGGCCCTGCTGAACTCCTATGCCGAGGCCGGGATGAACGGCAGGAAGGGGGAGGGCGAGGCCTGGCAGGAGGGGGTCTACTGCGTCCCTGAGGGGATGTCCATGAGGAAAGGAGGGGTGGCGGCGGAGGTGGCTGGTATGTGCAGCTCTCCGTCCCCGGGCCTGGCCTCCAGCGGCCTGACAGAGCCTGGTTACTCCAGCAGCAGCTGTGGTAGTCACACCGCCACGGCCCTCCACTCCTCTGCAGGCTCCTCTCAGGAATACGGCCACAGCTACAGTGGCTCCTACCTGGGCTACAGCTCCCAGGTCACCACCTCCCCGCTGCACAGCTCCGGTCTCTTGCAGCCCCCTCCTCCGCCCCCACACCCCTCCCTGGTCCCGACCTACAATGGGGGATCCTCCAACCTCTCTGGCTACAATTACCCCCATGCCGGGTACCCCTCCCAGAGCGCTGTGGGGCCAGGCTACAGCCCCGGGGGAgccccccctccatcctcctaccTACCGTCAGGGATCGCCGCTCCCACCCCCCTGCCCCCCTCCTCCACGCTCCCCGGGTACCCCTACCAGTCGCATAACCTCGGCCCCATCGCGCCCACGCCTCTGAATGGCAGCTCGTCCAACTCTCTGAAGAGAAAAGCCTTCTACATGACAGGGCAAGGAGAGATGGACTCCACTTATGGAAATTTTGTCTATGGCCAGGCGCGCAGCTCCACAGAGAGCCCCATGTACAGGGTACCGGACAGCAGCATCTCAAATGCGGGCGGAGGGAACAGTTTTGACAGGAACGCTGACAAGTCATCTTTGCCGTTTAATCCCCACAAGCAGCCCATGGCCTCTGAGCAGTCTGCAGGCGGAGCACTCACCCCTCCATCCTATGCCTCCACCCTGGGTGGCTCGCGCTCGGCCGACTCCCTGGGCAgcttcacctctccctccctaAGCGACCAAGGGGACGAGCACCGCGTgcacctctcccacctctccctgaCGGGGGCGACCTCATCCTCCCGGCCCGCTGAGGAGCAGCTGAAGAGCAGCGACCCCCACCTCCTGGACATGGTGACCTCTGAGATCCTGCAGCAGGGACCCCCAGTGGACTGGAGTGACATTGCAGGCCTGGAGCTGGCCAAGGCCACTCTGAAGGAGGAGGTTCTCTGGCCCATGCTACGTCCGGACATGTTCAGCGGCCTAGGTTCGGCCCCGAGGTGCATTCTACTGTTTGGCCCCAGAGGGACGGGCCGAACGTTGCTGGGCCGCTGCATGGCCAGCCAGCTGGGGGCACCCTTCCTGCAGCTCAGAGGCTCCACCTTGGCCACCAAGTGGCTGGCAGAGGGTGACAAGATCCTGCAGGCCTCCTTCCTGGTGGCGCGCTGCCGCCAGCCCTCAGTGCTGTTCATCAGCGACGTGGACATGCTGCTGTCGGCCCAGCTCAACAATGAGAGCCCGGTTCACCGGCTCAAGGCCGAGCTCCTGGCCCAGCTTGATGCGCTGCTCCTTGGGCCGGCCGATGACTCCAACAACCACGTCCTGGTGGTCTGCTCCACCAGCAAGCCTCAGGACATGGACGAGGGGCTGCGACGGTACTTTGGCCGGCGGGTCCTGGTGCCGCTGCCGGACAGTTCGTCCCGCCACCGCATGCTGAGCCAGCTGCTGTCCCAGTCCCAGCGCAAGTACTGTCTCAGTGAGGAGGAGCTGGTGCTGCTGGTCCAGCGCACCGAGGGCTTCTCCGGCCTGGACGTGGCAAGGCTGTGCCAGGAGGCCCTGGTGGGCATGCTGCACACCTCCTCCCAAGGCCTGGACCTCTCGGTGAGCATCATGCCCACAGGCCAGATGCGACCCCTCACCTACCAGGACTTTGACAGTGTTTTTTGCAAATTCCAGCCCAGTATATCGCAGAAAGAGATCGACACGTACACCAAGTGGAACAAAATGTTTGGGTGCGGTCAGTGA